GCCAGCGGACATCATTTTCGCCTAGCGGCTTCCAAGTCAGGAGGATGCCTTCATGGCCGATCTGCACGCCGTCCTGTTCGTCTGTATGGGGAATATCTGCCGATCCCCGCTTGCGGAGGCGGCGTTCCGCGATGTTGCCGTACGCCTGAACCTGCATGTCGAGGTGGATTCGGCCGGTACCGGTGGATGGCATGCGGGCGATCCGCCGGATGCGCGCGCCCAGGCCGAGGCGCTCCGGCATGGGATCGATATCTCCAACTATCGCGCCCGGCAGGTCACGCAGGATGATTTCCGCCGCTTCACCCATATTCTCGCGCTCGACAGCGATAATCTCGCCGATCTTCGCGCGATCGCGCCGTCCGGCGCAACGGCCTGGCTTGGCCTGCTGCTCGATCACGCCGATGGCCGGGCAGGAGAAAGCGTGGCCGATCCCTATTACGGGAAGCGCGCCGATTTCGAGCAGACCTGGCGGGATGTTTCGGCCGCGGCAGAAGGGCTCGGTAGGGCGCTCGCGCAAAGCTAGGCGGTCAATCGATGCCCTGCGCGCCCGAAACCAGCGCGAATTGCTGGAGCAGCCAGCGGGCGGCGGGGCCGGGAGGTGCATCGGCGCGGAACATGCCCTGGAAGTGATACAATTGCTCGGTGCGATCGGGCATGTCGAGCTTGACCAACGTGCCGGCGATCAGATCCGCCTCGATCAGCGGTACGGGCATACCGCCCCAGCCGATCCCCTCGCGCAGCAACTGGTGCTTGGCGCCGAGGTCGGCGAGCCGCCAGGTGCGATCGGAAAAGACCGAGAAATCCTGTCCGGCGGTAAGCGGCGAGCGATCGGTCAGCACGAGCTGGATGTGATCGCGGCCGGCGCCCGGCTTCAAGCGCCCACGGGCGAGCGGGTGATCGGGCGCCGCCACCG
This genomic stretch from Sphingomonas oryzagri harbors:
- a CDS encoding low molecular weight protein-tyrosine-phosphatase, whose translation is MADLHAVLFVCMGNICRSPLAEAAFRDVAVRLNLHVEVDSAGTGGWHAGDPPDARAQAEALRHGIDISNYRARQVTQDDFRRFTHILALDSDNLADLRAIAPSGATAWLGLLLDHADGRAGESVADPYYGKRADFEQTWRDVSAAAEGLGRALAQS